Proteins encoded in a region of the Malaciobacter mytili LMG 24559 genome:
- a CDS encoding cytochrome C, which yields MNDLENHFGDDASIDLNTNNIILEFLEKNSAETSTKEASVMILDSLKNKDIIAITNTIYWKEKHKNIKKEIFLNSLVKSKANCKACHSDIEKGLIEDENIKDISSFSSM from the coding sequence ATGAATGATTTAGAAAATCATTTTGGAGATGATGCTTCTATTGATTTAAATACTAATAATATAATTTTAGAGTTTTTGGAAAAAAATAGTGCCGAAACTTCTACAAAAGAAGCAAGTGTTATGATTTTGGATTCTTTAAAAAATAAAGATATAATAGCTATAACTAATACTATTTATTGGAAAGAAAAACATAAAAATATAAAAAAAGAGATATTTTTAAATAGTTTAGTTAAAAGTAAAGCAAACTGCAAAGCTTGCCATAGTGATATAGAAAAAGGTTTAATAGAAGATGAAAATATTAAAGATATTAGTAGTTTTAGC
- the yedF gene encoding sulfurtransferase-like selenium metabolism protein YedF, which yields MKEIIPDFRLDMQGEPCPYPAVNALEAMKELKKGEILEIISDCPQSINNIPADAKNHGYEVLEVDSSGPTIRYLIKK from the coding sequence ATGAAAGAGATTATTCCTGATTTTAGACTTGATATGCAAGGGGAACCTTGTCCTTATCCAGCAGTAAATGCTTTAGAGGCTATGAAAGAGTTAAAAAAAGGTGAAATTTTAGAGATTATTAGTGATTGTCCACAAAGTATTAATAATATCCCTGCTGATGCAAAAAACCATGGATATGAAGTTTTAGAAGTGGATAGTAGCGGTCCTACAATTAGATATTTAATCAAAAAATAA
- a CDS encoding cytochrome b/b6 domain-containing protein, with product MNKSYIWSLPTRAFHWLFVVGILVAFLTDDDHLLNYHAIVGYALLILLAFRILWGVFGPKYSKFKDFPTSEIKQYSSTIFSKESKYIGHNPAASYIMIIMLVCTFLIILTGVLTYGIQEGKGILGFLNETYFKNMKSMDNIHEFFANFFIFLIVLHLIGIVVDKFLHKEVETLKSIFTGYKNSKEDKSIKLNIFQKLFAGLMFILLIAFLVFNLLNPKNMLVASINKPIDYKVQNEFFVEECASCHTLYPTISFA from the coding sequence ATGAATAAATCTTATATTTGGTCACTTCCAACAAGAGCCTTTCACTGGCTTTTTGTAGTTGGAATTTTAGTAGCTTTTTTAACTGATGATGATCATTTATTAAATTATCACGCAATAGTTGGTTATGCTTTATTAATTTTATTAGCATTTAGAATTTTATGGGGAGTTTTTGGACCTAAATATTCAAAATTTAAAGATTTTCCAACTAGTGAGATTAAACAGTATTCTTCAACTATTTTTAGTAAAGAATCAAAATATATTGGACATAATCCAGCAGCTTCATATATAATGATTATTATGTTAGTTTGTACTTTTCTTATCATTCTTACAGGTGTTTTAACATATGGAATTCAAGAAGGAAAAGGTATATTAGGATTTTTAAATGAAACATATTTTAAAAATATGAAAAGTATGGATAATATCCATGAATTTTTTGCAAACTTCTTTATCTTTTTAATTGTTCTTCACCTAATTGGTATAGTAGTTGATAAATTTTTACATAAAGAAGTTGAGACTTTAAAATCAATTTTTACAGGATATAAAAATAGTAAAGAAGATAAAAGTATAAAACTAAATATTTTTCAAAAACTTTTTGCAGGCCTTATGTTTATACTTTTAATAGCTTTTTTAGTTTTTAATTTATTAAATCCTAAAAATATGTTAGTTGCTTCTATTAATAAACCTATTGATTATAAAGTACAAAATGAATTTTTTGTAGAAGAGTGTGCTTCATGTCATACTCTTTATCCCACCATTTCTTTTGCCTAA
- a CDS encoding glutaminase: MNYQKILEEIQIQIQSELPKGEVASYIPALKNVQADDFAMSIKLLDGTSYNIGCFDKKFSIQSISKVFTFAMALKLYGKDLYKRVWYEPSGNPFNSLVQLEYEKGIPRNPFINAGAIVTTDSLLSYYKNKNITFNEINHFINSLCKKEIFYNEEIFKSELESGYRNQALASLMKSFKNINNPIKDTLETYFKHCSLMMSCEELATAMLFLANHGVDPLTNKEFITAPKAKRVNALMLTCGHYDASGDFAFHVGLPGKSGVGGGIVAIVPKKMAICVYSPRLNEKGNSHTGTKALELFTTLTELSIF; the protein is encoded by the coding sequence ATGAATTATCAAAAAATTTTAGAAGAAATACAAATACAAATACAAAGCGAATTACCAAAAGGTGAAGTTGCTAGCTATATTCCTGCACTAAAAAATGTTCAAGCTGATGATTTTGCAATGAGCATAAAACTTCTTGATGGAACAAGTTATAATATAGGTTGTTTTGATAAAAAGTTTTCTATTCAAAGTATCTCTAAAGTTTTTACTTTTGCTATGGCTTTAAAACTTTATGGAAAAGATTTATATAAAAGAGTTTGGTATGAACCTTCTGGAAATCCTTTTAACTCCCTAGTTCAACTTGAATATGAAAAAGGAATTCCTAGAAATCCATTTATAAATGCAGGTGCTATTGTTACAACAGATAGCTTACTATCTTACTATAAAAATAAAAATATTACTTTTAATGAAATTAATCATTTTATAAATAGCTTATGTAAAAAAGAGATTTTTTATAATGAAGAGATTTTTAAATCTGAATTAGAATCTGGATATAGAAACCAAGCCCTTGCTAGTTTAATGAAAAGTTTTAAAAATATAAATAACCCTATAAAAGATACTTTAGAAACTTATTTTAAACACTGCTCACTTATGATGAGTTGCGAAGAGTTAGCCACAGCAATGCTATTTTTAGCAAACCATGGGGTTGACCCTCTTACAAATAAAGAGTTTATTACTGCACCAAAAGCAAAAAGAGTAAATGCTTTAATGCTAACTTGTGGACATTATGATGCTTCAGGAGATTTTGCTTTTCATGTGGGATTACCAGGTAAAAGTGGTGTGGGAGGAGGAATTGTAGCTATTGTTCCAAAAAAAATGGCTATTTGCGTATATTCTCCAAGACTAAATGAAAAAGGAAACTCTCATACAGGAACAAAAGCCTTAGAGCTTTTTACTACTTTAACTGAACTTTCTATTTTTTAA
- a CDS encoding DUF1924 domain-containing protein yields MKSLLLIFTLITLSWSTNLDEYLNTLKQEATKENPNFKEFNVKRGEEIFTSKHIGKKGKEIACTSCHGIDLTKTSENFFTAKKIEPLSTKANPSRLTDVKKVQKWLKRNFNDVYNRVGTAQEKGDVLVYILSK; encoded by the coding sequence ATGAAAAGTTTACTTTTAATATTTACTTTAATTACTCTTTCTTGGAGTACGAATTTAGATGAATATTTAAATACTTTAAAACAAGAAGCTACTAAAGAAAATCCAAACTTTAAAGAGTTTAATGTAAAAAGAGGTGAAGAGATATTTACTTCTAAACATATTGGTAAAAAAGGTAAAGAAATAGCTTGTACTTCTTGCCATGGTATAGATTTAACAAAAACTAGTGAGAACTTCTTTACAGCAAAAAAAATAGAACCTTTATCAACTAAAGCAAATCCTTCAAGATTAACAGATGTAAAAAAAGTTCAAAAGTGGTTAAAAAGAAACTTTAATGATGTATATAATAGAGTTGGTACAGCACAAGAAAAAGGTGATGTTCTAGTTTATATTTTAAGTAAATAA
- a CDS encoding diheme cytochrome c → MKPLILLIFINIALFSSGLKKDVPLVTNEIYTNECGSCHFAYFPGLLPQNSWEKLMSGLDNHFGDDASVDEQTFQTLSKFLNDNSAEKNMNYKRSRKIVKSIAKDEVYIAISKTPYIHKKHKKIRKDLITQKEVKGLFNCTACHKSAKKAIFNDDDVNIPNYGKWED, encoded by the coding sequence ATGAAACCTTTAATTTTATTAATATTTATAAATATAGCTTTATTTAGTAGTGGTTTAAAAAAAGATGTTCCCTTAGTTACAAATGAAATATATACTAATGAGTGTGGCTCTTGTCACTTTGCATATTTTCCTGGACTATTGCCTCAGAACTCTTGGGAAAAACTAATGTCTGGTTTAGATAATCATTTTGGAGATGATGCCTCTGTTGATGAACAAACTTTTCAAACTTTATCAAAATTTCTAAATGATAATAGTGCTGAAAAAAATATGAATTATAAAAGAAGTAGAAAAATAGTAAAAAGTATTGCAAAAGATGAAGTTTATATTGCTATTTCAAAAACACCATATATTCATAAAAAGCATAAAAAAATAAGAAAAGATTTAATTACTCAAAAAGAAGTAAAAGGACTTTTTAACTGTACAGCTTGCCATAAAAGTGCAAAAAAAGCAATTTTCAATGATGATGATGTAAATATTCCAAATTATGGAAAATGGGAGGATTAA